One window of Mesorhizobium loti R88b genomic DNA carries:
- a CDS encoding ABC transporter substrate-binding protein — protein sequence MRKLLLAIAMLLPTFAVAQEDTRPPLTVGVNTVRANFDPGLALGNVDLPITYNMFDTLVARDFSKSKDRTSYELVPGLAESWKQIDDRTMEFSLRPDVHFHNGQPLTSADVKFTFDRILDPASDYVEARNLLKVIERIDAVDDLTVRITTKAPSPILLQLLAYHTSEIVPKAYFESVGESGFGQKPVGTGPFDFVKLQPDESIDLKANDSYFRGRPTISRLTFRSIPEVSARITALANGEVDIVNSIPPDQLKAVESLGCCKVRSVLMNHHFIQYNTYNPVMADVKLRQALNLAINRQLLVDALWDGKATLPHSAQYEAWGPELYDPNRPTPPFDPDRARQLLKESSYKGQPIFYVTHPVYYTNGVAVAEAVVQMWKAIGVNASVRVDEGWTQLTKDNPVLTARNSSDWVVPTDPAVTLYMTWSKDLWKDEAHFDELAEEGETTLDRRRRHDIYQKMIDLFEEEAPGTYLYRAPEFYGVRSGIQWLPNTEYTMDFRPDNIHFTK from the coding sequence ATGCGAAAACTACTCTTGGCCATCGCCATGCTGCTGCCGACCTTCGCTGTCGCGCAGGAGGATACGAGGCCGCCACTCACCGTTGGCGTCAACACGGTTCGCGCCAATTTCGATCCTGGGCTAGCTCTCGGGAATGTGGACTTACCCATCACCTACAACATGTTTGATACGCTGGTCGCGAGGGACTTTTCCAAAAGCAAAGACCGGACGTCCTATGAACTCGTGCCCGGCTTGGCAGAGAGCTGGAAGCAGATCGATGACCGCACCATGGAGTTTTCACTCCGGCCCGATGTTCATTTCCACAATGGTCAGCCTCTCACCAGTGCTGATGTGAAATTCACGTTCGACCGCATCCTGGATCCGGCTTCCGATTATGTCGAAGCCAGGAATCTTCTCAAGGTTATCGAGCGAATCGACGCCGTCGATGACCTAACTGTGAGGATCACGACGAAGGCACCAAGCCCGATCCTGCTTCAGCTGCTGGCCTATCACACCAGCGAAATCGTGCCGAAGGCATATTTCGAGTCGGTCGGAGAAAGCGGTTTTGGGCAAAAGCCAGTGGGCACAGGTCCATTCGATTTCGTCAAGCTCCAGCCTGATGAAAGCATCGATCTCAAAGCAAATGACTCCTACTTCCGTGGACGCCCCACGATCTCCAGATTGACGTTCAGGTCCATACCAGAGGTGTCGGCAAGAATAACTGCACTTGCAAATGGTGAAGTCGACATTGTCAACAGCATACCTCCGGATCAATTAAAAGCCGTGGAAAGTCTGGGTTGCTGCAAAGTTCGCAGTGTCTTGATGAACCACCACTTCATTCAATACAACACCTATAATCCGGTGATGGCCGATGTGAAGCTCCGACAGGCCCTCAATCTGGCGATCAATCGCCAGTTGCTCGTCGATGCCCTATGGGATGGCAAGGCCACGCTTCCGCATTCGGCGCAATACGAGGCATGGGGACCCGAGCTTTATGACCCCAATCGCCCGACTCCGCCGTTCGACCCGGATCGAGCTCGTCAGCTGCTTAAGGAATCATCGTACAAAGGGCAGCCGATCTTCTACGTGACGCACCCAGTGTACTACACCAATGGCGTCGCTGTTGCGGAAGCCGTCGTGCAGATGTGGAAGGCGATTGGCGTAAATGCCAGTGTCCGCGTCGATGAAGGATGGACCCAACTCACCAAGGACAATCCGGTACTTACCGCACGAAACAGCTCTGACTGGGTCGTGCCAACGGATCCTGCGGTCACCCTCTACATGACTTGGTCGAAGGACCTTTGGAAAGACGAGGCGCACTTCGACGAACTGGCCGAGGAGGGCGAGACGACCCTCGACAGGAGACGTCGTCACGACATCTACCAGAAGATGATCGACCTTTTTGAGGAGGAAGCTCCGGGCACGTATTTGTACCGCGCACCGGAATTCTACGGGGTCCGATCAGGTATTCAGTGGCTCCCGAACACCGAATACACAATGGACTTTCGCCCCGACAACATTCACTTCACGAAGTGA
- a CDS encoding ABC transporter permease gives MSIDIRVSEPIVGETEDKLVLAPPRRGRPPAARIISLSILFLMILLALAAPAITPHDISEQSLLSRLQPPVFAGGTDDHPLGTDHLGRDVFSRLLFATRTTLFIAFAGVFIGVVAGTLGGLISGTLGGWADQCLSAVVDAQAAVPTTLVALTAVALAGTHPLVLVLIIGFSDYYRYARIVRGQVVALQGRSFIEAARCSGASPWRIAMRHVLPNTFSPVVVLASLSFAEIVVLESSLSFLGVGVQPPNVSLGSLLGEARNYLISTPWLAIFPCVVIVMITVAAATIGDWLRASLDPRSRT, from the coding sequence ATGAGCATTGATATCCGCGTGTCGGAACCAATTGTTGGCGAAACCGAAGACAAGCTTGTTCTGGCTCCGCCCCGGCGTGGCCGCCCGCCGGCAGCGAGGATCATTTCGCTCTCCATTCTGTTTCTTATGATCTTGTTGGCTTTAGCTGCTCCCGCAATCACTCCACACGATATCTCCGAGCAAAGCCTGTTGAGTCGTCTCCAGCCGCCTGTTTTCGCAGGCGGCACAGACGACCATCCGTTAGGAACTGATCATCTTGGGCGCGATGTTTTTTCTCGCCTCCTTTTCGCGACGCGCACCACGCTATTCATCGCTTTTGCCGGTGTCTTTATTGGCGTCGTCGCGGGCACGCTGGGCGGATTGATTTCCGGAACGTTAGGAGGATGGGCCGACCAATGCCTGTCGGCTGTGGTTGACGCGCAGGCCGCTGTGCCAACCACTTTGGTGGCTCTGACAGCAGTCGCATTAGCTGGTACGCATCCACTCGTTTTGGTGCTGATCATCGGCTTTTCGGATTACTATAGGTATGCCCGCATCGTCCGCGGGCAGGTCGTGGCCCTCCAAGGACGCAGTTTCATCGAAGCGGCTCGATGTTCAGGGGCGTCGCCTTGGCGTATCGCGATGCGTCACGTTCTTCCTAACACGTTCTCGCCCGTCGTCGTTCTGGCCAGCTTGAGCTTTGCCGAGATCGTCGTGCTGGAGTCTTCACTTTCTTTCCTCGGCGTAGGTGTTCAGCCGCCAAATGTTTCCCTCGGATCGCTACTCGGCGAGGCCAGAAACTACCTGATCTCCACACCTTGGCTCGCGATATTTCCGTGTGTCGTGATCGTTATGATCACCGTCGCGGCAGCCACGATCGGTGATTGGCTGCGTGCCTCCCTCGATCCCCGGAGCCGCACGTAA
- a CDS encoding ABC transporter permease — protein MFFISRALRSALTLWAILTIVFFATRLTGDPTGFLMPPEMPEAQRIELRAKLGLNDDIATQYLRYGEALLRGDFGQSFFSKRPVVELFMERVPNTLLLTVPAFVLSVAIGLCGGLWAALRHNSLFDRSLTTATVVMQAIPNFVVGIATILIFSLSLRLLPSGGMGTWKHFILPVITLALATCANTAHLVRTCMLEVLAQDYMRYARSKGLSPAVVVLKHGLRNAILPVLTIMGLQFGGLVAGAVVTESVFAWPGAGRLVIDAVMKRDFALLQFGILVFSAAIIFANLLVDVAYGLLDPRIRER, from the coding sequence GTGTTCTTCATCTCTAGAGCTTTACGCAGCGCACTTACCTTATGGGCAATTCTTACCATCGTGTTTTTTGCGACACGGTTGACGGGAGATCCAACAGGCTTCCTTATGCCGCCAGAGATGCCCGAAGCACAACGAATTGAGCTTAGGGCAAAGCTTGGACTGAATGATGACATCGCAACACAATATCTAAGGTATGGCGAAGCGCTCCTTCGGGGAGATTTTGGGCAAAGTTTCTTCTCCAAAAGACCAGTTGTCGAACTTTTTATGGAGCGGGTCCCCAACACTCTTCTTTTAACCGTTCCAGCGTTTGTGTTGTCTGTCGCCATCGGCTTGTGCGGCGGCCTATGGGCTGCGCTCCGTCACAATAGTCTCTTCGATCGTTCGCTCACGACTGCAACAGTTGTGATGCAGGCTATCCCAAATTTCGTGGTCGGCATCGCCACCATCTTAATCTTCAGCCTCTCCCTCAGGCTTCTGCCGAGTGGCGGCATGGGGACGTGGAAACATTTTATTCTGCCCGTGATCACGCTCGCTCTTGCGACGTGCGCGAACACAGCTCACCTCGTCCGAACCTGCATGCTTGAGGTCTTAGCGCAGGATTACATGCGCTATGCCCGCAGCAAAGGATTGAGCCCAGCTGTTGTCGTGCTGAAGCACGGGCTGAGGAACGCAATACTCCCTGTCTTGACTATTATGGGTTTGCAATTCGGCGGCCTAGTTGCGGGCGCGGTCGTGACGGAGTCAGTCTTTGCCTGGCCTGGCGCAGGGCGTCTCGTGATCGATGCTGTCATGAAACGCGACTTCGCCCTGCTTCAATTCGGAATTCTGGTTTTCTCGGCAGCGATTATCTTCGCCAACCTTCTTGTCGATGTTGCCTACGGCCTGCTGGATCCCAGGATACGTGAGAGGTGA
- the phnF gene encoding phosphonate metabolism transcriptional regulator PhnF, with product MKRWEVVRSAILSDIDAGAFEDGRLPGDFVLAERFGVNRHTVRNAIKALESEGALRVQHGVGTFVADDFVSPRLNSDRRVTYKVLGQNKSVKREILSVYETSVEPDIAKRLRIVPLVLVTEVRWVSFLNDWPLATGSSHVPISRAPGLAVAFEGVSSFTVALRRCGILEYKRKWTRITARRPTQQEAQHLRISSSSPVLVETNVDVTPDGLPIKYEFSVIRSDRYEYLIEIND from the coding sequence ATGAAGCGCTGGGAAGTGGTTCGATCTGCTATCCTCAGTGACATCGATGCTGGTGCGTTCGAGGATGGGCGCTTGCCTGGCGACTTCGTCTTAGCAGAACGATTTGGTGTAAATCGCCACACGGTACGCAATGCGATCAAGGCCCTGGAATCTGAAGGCGCTTTGCGGGTTCAGCACGGTGTCGGGACTTTTGTTGCGGATGATTTCGTTTCACCTAGGCTGAACAGCGATCGCAGGGTCACTTACAAAGTCCTCGGTCAGAACAAATCGGTGAAGCGAGAGATACTGTCGGTCTACGAGACTTCCGTTGAACCCGATATCGCAAAGCGTTTGAGGATCGTTCCGTTAGTGTTGGTTACTGAGGTCAGGTGGGTTTCGTTCCTCAATGACTGGCCCTTGGCCACCGGATCGAGCCACGTTCCAATCAGCCGAGCTCCGGGTCTTGCAGTTGCGTTCGAAGGAGTAAGCTCCTTCACTGTCGCCTTGAGGCGCTGCGGTATTCTGGAATACAAGCGGAAATGGACACGGATAACGGCACGAAGACCCACCCAGCAGGAGGCACAACACTTACGGATATCGTCGTCCAGCCCGGTACTGGTTGAGACCAATGTCGATGTAACCCCCGATGGGTTGCCGATCAAATATGAATTCAGCGTCATACGAAGCGACAGATATGAATATCTTATCGAAATCAATGATTAG
- a CDS encoding class I SAM-dependent methyltransferase, producing MKDHAQVKDAYTAYGEIWGDVYDEYVEALNESVENARAVNFLTPFARNGTTLELGVGNGHIALPLSATGASVHGLDNSQRMLASLRAKAGGDLVTTHLGDMAEFDLGTQYDLVYCVNSTFSLMVTVGQQIGCFESVAKSLKPDGRFVVHLYYPDTENFSGAGFYGDQRTTVIHIDERRAMVRFTRHDRPRQLFVSQDLWITPGGSRTMPIKMRYVYPTELDLLAKISGLELLERYGDWHRRPFDNASWQYMSVFRKTP from the coding sequence ATGAAAGATCATGCGCAAGTGAAGGACGCTTACACCGCCTATGGTGAAATATGGGGCGATGTCTACGATGAATATGTGGAAGCGCTCAATGAGTCCGTCGAGAACGCGCGGGCAGTCAATTTTCTCACGCCCTTCGCAAGGAACGGAACCACGCTCGAACTGGGCGTAGGAAACGGCCACATCGCCTTGCCCCTTTCGGCGACGGGAGCTTCGGTTCACGGTCTCGATAACTCGCAAAGGATGCTTGCATCGCTTCGTGCCAAAGCCGGTGGCGATTTGGTCACAACGCACCTTGGCGACATGGCAGAGTTTGACCTGGGCACTCAATATGATCTCGTCTACTGCGTTAATAGCACTTTTTCACTTATGGTGACCGTCGGTCAACAAATTGGCTGCTTTGAATCGGTCGCGAAGTCGTTAAAGCCTGACGGTCGCTTTGTGGTGCACTTGTACTATCCAGATACTGAGAATTTTTCAGGCGCAGGCTTCTATGGTGACCAAAGAACGACCGTTATTCATATCGATGAACGGCGCGCGATGGTGCGATTTACCAGGCATGACAGACCTAGACAACTTTTTGTTTCTCAAGACCTTTGGATCACACCGGGCGGAAGCCGGACGATGCCGATTAAAATGCGATATGTTTATCCAACGGAACTCGACTTGCTCGCAAAGATCAGCGGACTTGAGCTTCTCGAGCGTTACGGAGACTGGCATAGGCGCCCGTTTGACAACGCATCTTGGCAGTACATGTCGGTATTTCGCAAAACACCATGA
- a CDS encoding aminotransferase class I/II-fold pyridoxal phosphate-dependent enzyme has protein sequence MVGTTRAVFILDFRTPKIHLWSGSYDAPLVPISGQPLLDRLVNACSENGIEDVALVENLSSGISERFCLQDSTNTLSWRAAHHSDLIERLRDHEGDTLLIWGTPFFDSEVLDGIDTDSGLRGSAWRPDAPTGIYRLSADVLRNFLPESHGAASDVRRQTLSTLAVGLSGLEMALPADELNAGSELLDIRDGVDASIAEFRCDKENLLRRLETSVGGYWRKPIAEHMLLCNTRFPPTAFYDRLATRLEGVLTCYPSQQIDIVSVVGAMTSQQPDFIAVGNGVTDLIQALYSVLNPTIAIPTPTFAGFQTPLDDERKNNFVLAPPYFDLDVRAFLEFATATGADTAIVVNPNNPTGRLVDYADVAWLAEGLGSRGLRLIVDESFIDFPADGRSNSVENLVQSCGNLIVVKSLGKVFGLGGIRLAYLLAGDPALVAAVRRKLPLWNINGIAEYTLFLLPEFAEELEDSLRLLRKDRELLIQELQTVPGLDVVPSQTNFILCRLPENSVSAAELKRRLVLFESVLVRECGYQAMDDADRYLRLTVRSRAENERLAKTLRRTLSHSSTVSETNV, from the coding sequence ATGGTAGGTACAACTCGTGCCGTTTTTATCCTCGATTTCAGAACGCCAAAAATACATCTGTGGAGCGGCAGTTACGATGCACCATTGGTCCCGATCAGCGGTCAGCCGCTCTTGGACCGTCTCGTCAACGCCTGTTCCGAAAACGGCATTGAAGATGTCGCTCTCGTTGAAAATTTAAGCAGCGGCATATCCGAGAGGTTTTGCCTACAGGACAGCACAAATACCCTTTCGTGGCGCGCTGCGCATCACAGCGACCTCATTGAGAGGCTACGGGATCATGAGGGTGACACTCTCCTAATATGGGGAACGCCGTTTTTCGACAGCGAGGTTCTTGACGGAATCGATACCGACAGCGGATTGCGCGGCTCTGCCTGGCGGCCCGACGCACCGACCGGGATTTATCGATTGAGTGCGGATGTTCTACGCAATTTTTTACCTGAAAGCCACGGCGCGGCATCTGACGTTCGACGTCAGACCTTGAGCACGTTAGCCGTGGGTCTGTCCGGGCTGGAGATGGCGCTCCCTGCAGATGAGTTGAATGCTGGCTCCGAACTGCTCGATATTCGCGACGGTGTCGACGCATCCATAGCGGAATTTCGATGTGACAAGGAGAACTTGCTGCGGCGTCTGGAAACGAGCGTCGGAGGTTATTGGCGTAAGCCAATCGCCGAGCACATGCTTCTTTGCAATACCCGTTTCCCTCCGACGGCTTTTTACGACCGGCTGGCGACGAGGCTTGAAGGCGTGTTAACATGTTATCCTTCTCAGCAGATCGATATCGTTTCAGTTGTTGGCGCGATGACGTCGCAGCAGCCGGACTTTATTGCAGTCGGAAACGGGGTGACCGATCTCATCCAGGCGCTCTATTCAGTGCTGAACCCCACAATCGCGATTCCCACGCCCACGTTCGCCGGCTTTCAAACGCCACTCGATGACGAACGAAAGAACAACTTCGTCCTCGCTCCGCCCTATTTCGATCTCGACGTTCGAGCTTTCTTGGAATTCGCAACGGCGACAGGCGCAGATACGGCAATCGTTGTAAATCCAAACAATCCGACCGGTCGACTTGTTGATTATGCTGACGTGGCATGGCTGGCCGAGGGTCTAGGGTCTCGCGGGCTGCGGCTGATCGTGGATGAATCGTTTATTGATTTTCCCGCCGACGGCCGATCAAACAGCGTTGAGAATCTGGTGCAGTCCTGTGGCAATCTGATCGTGGTGAAGAGCCTTGGAAAGGTCTTCGGACTCGGCGGAATCCGGCTCGCCTACCTCTTGGCTGGCGATCCCGCCCTGGTTGCGGCCGTGCGCCGGAAACTGCCGTTGTGGAACATCAACGGCATTGCGGAATACACACTGTTCCTGCTGCCCGAATTCGCAGAGGAACTGGAAGACAGTCTGAGACTGTTAAGAAAGGATAGAGAGCTGTTGATCCAGGAGCTGCAGACGGTACCGGGTCTCGACGTAGTTCCTTCGCAAACGAATTTCATCCTATGCCGGCTGCCTGAAAATTCGGTATCCGCCGCTGAGCTCAAGCGCCGCCTCGTTCTCTTTGAATCCGTCCTTGTAAGAGAATGCGGCTACCAAGCGATGGACGACGCAGATCGATATCTTCGCCTGACGGTTCGAAGTCGGGCGGAGAACGAGAGGCTGGCAAAAACCCTGCGGCGCACTTTAAGCCACTCATCTACCGTCTCTGAGACCAATGTCTGA
- the asnB gene encoding asparagine synthase (glutamine-hydrolyzing) has translation MCGIFGIVLKNEGTPVCAAAVERCADALAHRGPDASGLYINQSVAFAHRRLSIVDAHSRANQPYRDANTGVVVTYNGEIFNYREIKAELRDMGFSFSTVSDTEVLILSYIAWGKSFLNRLDGIFAFALFDPRKSLVLIARDRLGVKPLYYTICDVGLLFASQPNALIRWPGVMHGPDMIGALSFLSYRAVVGARTLFAGISKLEPGHLLEIRNGRHTSERWWNLSARISRSKPDYSDIRRLFGSAVERQLVADVPVAALLSGGLDSSILAYEASARSQIRPVCYTGKVETPDYDETAYAMEVAAEFGLTHRVVPIGEPSDINAVAELVRLRGHPLGMHNETAMFTLAKAISKEHKVVLTGEGADEIFAGYSRLFRTPYDYNRSKIITALPPALAQIARRRLGLGVHCSQLQFFLERYSYFPADEIRSLAIDGQMRTEHEMELFDHFSTQFAEAGGDFFSKISYVLVSTHLPALLEMVDNTTMAAGLEARVPYTDHQLVTAAMAMPGSQRLRWRSPIASAQALWHPVASFSERLDVSKYPLRREYRSVLPKSVLSRKKMGFPLPLGQWAVGEGATEYRRLLFDKDSPLGDLFDPAALRRWFKAGRRNPSDSFGRKFWLLANLGIFFKEVFS, from the coding sequence ATGTGCGGAATCTTTGGGATAGTCCTCAAAAACGAGGGAACACCCGTTTGTGCTGCGGCCGTTGAGCGTTGCGCTGACGCTCTCGCTCATCGCGGACCTGATGCCAGCGGCCTATACATTAATCAATCGGTAGCATTCGCGCATCGACGGCTATCGATTGTCGACGCTCATTCTCGAGCCAATCAGCCCTATCGCGATGCCAATACCGGAGTGGTGGTAACGTACAACGGCGAGATATTCAACTATCGGGAAATTAAAGCTGAATTGAGGGATATGGGCTTTTCCTTTTCGACGGTGTCCGACACCGAGGTTCTAATTCTTAGCTATATTGCTTGGGGAAAGTCATTCCTAAATCGCCTTGACGGGATATTTGCCTTCGCGCTTTTCGATCCACGGAAATCGCTTGTTCTCATCGCCCGAGATCGTTTGGGGGTAAAACCCCTCTACTACACGATTTGCGATGTTGGGCTTCTGTTTGCGTCGCAGCCGAACGCTCTCATTCGCTGGCCGGGCGTAATGCACGGACCTGACATGATCGGCGCGCTCAGCTTTCTATCCTATCGCGCGGTTGTCGGCGCCAGAACGCTGTTCGCCGGGATCTCCAAGTTAGAGCCCGGACATCTCCTCGAAATAAGAAATGGGCGACACACGTCCGAACGTTGGTGGAATCTGTCCGCGCGAATTTCGCGATCGAAGCCGGACTATTCCGACATAAGGAGACTATTTGGAAGCGCCGTCGAACGTCAGCTGGTGGCTGACGTACCGGTCGCCGCATTGTTGTCCGGTGGACTTGACTCGAGCATCCTGGCCTATGAGGCATCCGCTCGCTCCCAAATCCGTCCGGTCTGCTATACCGGCAAGGTCGAGACCCCCGATTATGACGAAACGGCCTATGCGATGGAGGTCGCCGCCGAATTCGGGCTCACTCACCGGGTCGTCCCAATTGGAGAACCTTCCGATATCAACGCTGTAGCGGAGCTGGTTCGCCTGCGTGGACATCCGCTTGGAATGCATAACGAAACCGCCATGTTCACGCTCGCAAAGGCGATTTCGAAGGAGCACAAAGTCGTACTCACGGGCGAGGGCGCCGATGAGATTTTTGCTGGTTACAGCCGATTGTTCCGTACACCGTATGATTACAACCGAAGCAAAATCATCACCGCATTGCCACCTGCTCTTGCTCAGATCGCACGTCGACGCCTTGGACTCGGCGTCCATTGCAGTCAGCTGCAGTTCTTCCTGGAGCGCTATAGCTACTTCCCGGCTGATGAGATCCGTTCACTTGCTATCGATGGCCAGATGCGAACCGAGCACGAGATGGAGCTCTTCGATCATTTCTCGACTCAATTTGCGGAGGCGGGCGGAGATTTCTTTAGCAAGATCTCATATGTTCTCGTCTCTACGCATTTGCCCGCGTTGCTGGAAATGGTTGACAACACCACAATGGCAGCTGGGCTTGAAGCTCGCGTCCCCTATACCGATCACCAGCTCGTCACCGCCGCAATGGCGATGCCCGGCTCCCAGCGGTTGAGGTGGAGGTCTCCAATCGCTTCGGCCCAGGCACTTTGGCATCCGGTTGCTTCCTTCAGTGAACGTCTCGACGTCTCAAAATACCCCTTGCGAAGGGAATACCGGAGCGTCTTGCCCAAATCTGTTCTATCTCGCAAAAAGATGGGATTTCCGCTTCCATTGGGCCAGTGGGCCGTGGGCGAGGGAGCAACGGAATATCGAAGGCTGTTGTTTGATAAGGACTCTCCGCTGGGAGATTTGTTCGACCCTGCTGCTTTGCGGCGTTGGTTCAAGGCCGGACGACGAAATCCTTCAGATTCGTTTGGCCGGAAGTTCTGGCTGCTGGCCAACCTTGGGATATTCTTCAAAGAGGTATTCTCATGA
- a CDS encoding class I SAM-dependent methyltransferase, whose product MENSFEIETRTVFDRYQRQQENDDHIFDRLVSLIEEEYFGLPTGSFRGLDVLDAGCGSNANASYAFLDKGARNVVSLELSNDWMDCARKRLSRFGPRSELVAGSVLDLPFDDFSFDFVHCAGVLPHTSNPKKGFEELARVTRPGGSFFLTIMGTANGVIYRCINHLRELYQSDEQFRSSIDNLDASTAREAINWILRIKDGEEKEYIPGENEFFRSLFDDDLFVTIRDRFQAPTYHEFAFTEAQIRGWYGECGFEKIRRISRYTRNFHNLRRFLAPMYRHYDHPLARFWFGDGCIQMIGEKPST is encoded by the coding sequence ATGGAAAACTCTTTCGAGATCGAAACTCGCACCGTCTTTGATCGCTACCAGCGCCAGCAGGAGAATGACGACCACATATTCGACAGGTTGGTCTCTCTAATCGAGGAGGAATATTTCGGCCTGCCAACCGGCAGCTTCCGCGGCCTTGATGTCCTGGACGCGGGCTGCGGCTCCAACGCGAATGCGTCCTATGCGTTTCTCGACAAGGGGGCACGAAACGTTGTTTCGCTTGAATTGAGCAATGATTGGATGGATTGCGCGCGCAAACGGCTCAGCCGATTTGGGCCGCGCTCGGAACTGGTCGCTGGTAGTGTGCTCGATCTGCCGTTTGACGACTTCAGTTTTGATTTTGTCCATTGCGCAGGGGTTTTGCCGCACACCAGCAATCCGAAAAAAGGCTTTGAAGAGCTTGCCCGTGTAACCCGCCCCGGCGGCAGCTTCTTTTTGACGATTATGGGTACCGCCAACGGCGTCATTTACCGATGCATCAATCACTTGCGAGAACTCTACCAAAGCGACGAGCAATTCCGCAGTTCCATTGACAATCTGGATGCATCCACCGCACGCGAAGCCATCAACTGGATCTTGAGAATAAAGGACGGCGAAGAGAAGGAATATATACCTGGCGAAAACGAATTCTTTCGGAGTCTTTTTGATGATGATTTGTTCGTGACGATCCGGGATCGCTTCCAGGCGCCGACCTATCACGAGTTCGCCTTCACAGAGGCTCAAATCCGAGGTTGGTATGGCGAGTGCGGCTTCGAGAAAATCCGCAGGATCTCAAGATATACGAGAAATTTCCATAACCTTCGGCGTTTTCTCGCTCCGATGTACCGTCATTATGACCACCCGCTGGCCCGCTTCTGGTTCGGCGATGGCTGCATCCAGATGATCGGCGAAAAGCCGAGCACGTAG